From the Bacteroidetes bacterium SB0662_bin_6 genome, the window TCCGACCGCATCTCGGGGATGTGCCGGTTGTCCTGTATTTCCATGAAAATCAATTAACCTATCCGCTGCCGCCGGATACCGAGCGCGATCATACCTACGGGTATATCAACTACCTGTCCTCGCTTGCCGCCGACCGGATCGTGTTCAATTCCCGGTTCCACTTCGACGAGTTCATGGATGCGCTGCCTACCCTGTTGCGCACTTTTCCGGATTACACCCACCTGAATACGGTGAATATGCTTCGCAAGAAGTCCACCGTATTGCATGTAGGCATGGATCTGGAAGCGCACGACCGGTACAGCGCAGACTATCCGCCTCCCGAATGGGGGCCTTCGATGCGGTCTCCCATTGTGTTATGGAACCAGCGCTGGGAATACGACAAGAATCCGGAAGCCTTTTTCCGGGTGATGAACCGGCTCGACGATCGCGGCTACCGCTTCCGCCTCATCCTTGCCGGGGAGCATTTCGAGGAGCAGCCGTACGAATTCGAAAAGGCGTTCGAGCGGTATGCGGACCGCATTCTGCATTACGGCTATGCGGAGGACTTCAAGGAATACAGCCGCTTGCTGCACCGGGCCCACCTCGT encodes:
- a CDS encoding DUF3524 domain-containing protein gives rise to the protein MKVLALEPWYGGSHRNFFDGLVKHSRHEFHTVTLRARFWKWRMHGGAVTMARKALKAFKDGFKPDVVFATGMVNIPAFLALVRPHLGDVPVVLYFHENQLTYPLPPDTERDHTYGYINYLSSLAADRIVFNSRFHFDEFMDALPTLLRTFPDYTHLNTVNMLRKKSTVLHVGMDLEAHDRYSADYPPPEWGPSMRSPIVLWNQRWEYDKNPEAFFRVMNRLDDRGYRFRLILAGEHFEEQPYEFEKAFERYADRILHYGYAEDFKEYSRLLHRAHLVVSTSIHEFFGIAIMEAIYCGCHPLLPNRLSYPELIPDALHRPLLHAPVLYEDEEDLFEAMSRIMEGEDRPLPVSSLQAIPQALDWRKHVAQYDALLEEAASSPREVRL